The Planococcus versutus genome contains a region encoding:
- the buk gene encoding butyrate kinase: protein MPEQSNRILVINPASTWTKVGVFDNEILIMEKTIHHEIAAINAFPSIAKQHVYRKNAILEALDEECMNVSNLAAVCGRGGLLRPIKGGTYEVNEEMMKDLNDGYSGQHASNLGGILAHDIASGLNIPAFIVDPVVVDELEPIARISGFSSIERKSIFHALNQKAVARKYAHKTGRAYEDVNLVVAHMGSGITVGAHQKGRVIDVNNGLHGDGPFSLERAGTIPAGSLVDLCFSGQYSRSEIMKKLIRESGLVAYLETKDVVRIEKRILAGDTKAELIYQAMAYQIAREIGAVSTVLKGQVDAIILTGGLAHGKSFVEAIIERVNWIADVEIQPGENELQALAEGAVRVLNGIEQAKTYSFQ, encoded by the coding sequence ATGCCAGAGCAATCGAATCGTATACTAGTAATCAACCCAGCATCTACTTGGACTAAAGTTGGCGTTTTTGATAACGAAATCTTAATTATGGAAAAAACCATACACCACGAAATAGCAGCTATTAATGCATTTCCAAGTATTGCAAAACAGCATGTATACAGAAAAAATGCTATTTTGGAAGCATTGGATGAAGAATGTATGAATGTTTCAAATTTAGCAGCGGTGTGCGGAAGAGGTGGTTTGTTACGCCCAATCAAAGGTGGAACATACGAAGTGAACGAGGAAATGATGAAGGATTTAAACGACGGCTATTCAGGACAACATGCTTCTAATTTAGGTGGTATTCTTGCTCATGACATTGCTAGTGGACTAAATATTCCCGCTTTTATTGTCGATCCGGTGGTTGTAGATGAACTAGAACCAATTGCACGCATATCCGGTTTTTCTTCTATAGAACGGAAATCCATTTTTCATGCGCTCAACCAAAAAGCTGTAGCTCGAAAGTATGCGCATAAAACTGGACGTGCTTATGAAGACGTAAATTTAGTTGTCGCTCATATGGGTTCAGGAATAACAGTTGGAGCACATCAAAAAGGACGCGTTATTGATGTCAACAACGGCTTGCATGGCGACGGCCCATTTAGTCTCGAGCGAGCAGGAACCATACCTGCAGGCAGTTTAGTGGATTTGTGTTTTTCGGGACAGTATAGCCGTTCTGAAATAATGAAAAAACTAATTAGAGAAAGTGGATTGGTTGCTTATCTTGAAACGAAAGATGTAGTGAGAATCGAAAAACGCATTTTAGCTGGAGATACAAAAGCAGAATTGATTTATCAAGCAATGGCTTATCAAATTGCTCGAGAAATTGGTGCTGTCAGTACCGTTTTAAAAGGACAAGTAGATGCTATTATTTTAACTGGCGGTTTGGCTCACGGCAAAAGCTTTGTAGAAGCCATTATTGAACGGGTCAATTGGATTGCAGATGTTGAAATTCAACCGGGTGAGAATGAGCTTCAAGCATTGGCTGAAGGAGCTGTGCGGGTATTAAATGGAATCGAACAAGCAAAAACTTATTCGTTTCAATGA
- a CDS encoding Leu/Phe/Val dehydrogenase, with protein MEIFKKMEEHDYEQLVFCQDKSSGLKAIICIHDTTLGPALGGTRMWNYATEEEAIEDAIRLGRGMTYKNAAAGLNLGGGKTVIIGDPLKDKNEEMFRAFGRFIQGLNGRYITAEDVGTTVADMDLIHEETDYVTGISPAFGSSGNPSPVTAYGAYIGMKAAALEAFGDDSLKGKTVAVQGVGNVAYPLCEYLHKEGAKLIVTDINQDAVNRAVEAFGATAVAPNDIYSQDADIFAPCAMGAIINDDTIPQLKVKVVAGSANNQLKEERHGDELEARGIVYAPDFVINSGGVINVADELYGYNNERAMKRVETIYDSITKIFAIAKRDKVPSYIAADRMAEERIERTRKSRSQFLRNEHNILSRR; from the coding sequence ATGGAAATATTCAAAAAAATGGAAGAACATGATTATGAACAGCTAGTATTTTGCCAAGATAAAAGTTCGGGCTTGAAAGCCATCATCTGTATCCACGATACAACTTTAGGACCAGCACTTGGTGGTACTCGTATGTGGAACTATGCAACAGAAGAAGAAGCAATTGAAGATGCAATTCGTCTAGGTCGCGGAATGACCTATAAAAACGCTGCAGCTGGTCTTAACTTAGGCGGCGGGAAAACAGTTATTATCGGAGACCCACTAAAAGACAAAAACGAAGAAATGTTTCGTGCGTTCGGCCGCTTTATTCAAGGACTAAACGGTCGTTATATCACAGCAGAAGATGTTGGAACAACAGTTGCTGATATGGATCTTATCCACGAAGAAACGGACTATGTAACTGGAATCTCACCGGCATTTGGTTCTTCAGGTAATCCATCACCAGTAACAGCTTACGGCGCATACATCGGAATGAAAGCTGCTGCTTTAGAGGCATTCGGTGACGATTCACTTAAAGGTAAAACAGTTGCAGTTCAAGGCGTTGGTAACGTTGCTTACCCACTTTGCGAATATCTGCACAAAGAAGGCGCGAAATTAATCGTAACTGATATTAACCAAGATGCTGTAAATCGTGCAGTGGAAGCATTTGGCGCAACAGCGGTTGCACCAAATGATATTTACTCACAAGATGCAGATATTTTCGCACCATGTGCTATGGGCGCAATTATTAATGATGACACGATTCCTCAATTGAAAGTTAAAGTTGTTGCAGGATCTGCTAACAACCAATTAAAAGAAGAACGTCACGGCGATGAATTAGAAGCTCGTGGAATTGTTTATGCACCTGACTTTGTTATCAATTCAGGCGGTGTAATCAACGTTGCAGATGAGTTATACGGATACAACAATGAGCGTGCAATGAAACGCGTTGAAACAATTTACGATAGCATTACAAAAATATTTGCAATCGCAAAACGTGATAAAGTGCCAAGTTACATCGCTGCAGACCGTATGGCTGAAGAGCGCATTGAACGTACACGTAAATCGAGATCTCAATTCTTGAGAAACGAACACAATATTTTAAGTAGAAGATAA
- the yqiS gene encoding phosphate butyryltransferase, whose amino-acid sequence MATLEQLIENVPSGPIHTVSVAAAADSVVLKAINMAVERKMAYFRLYDDKEEIVAMMRQEFPQLLDHPHVQLFHVDSSELAAEAAVKSVFNNDSDILMKGQIATAILLKAVLHPMFGLRTGTVMSQVAAFEVTGFDRLIFVTDAGMNIKPDLSQKVQIIENAVQIARSVGVEMPIVAPLAGVEVINPNMQATLDAAALTAMNQRGQIKDCIVDGPFALDNAISIDAAKNKRIAGVNAGKADILLVPTIESGNILYKSLVFFANAKVGSIVTGAKAPIVLSSRADSAESKLYSLALAICSSLT is encoded by the coding sequence TTGGCCACATTAGAGCAATTAATCGAAAATGTACCAAGCGGTCCTATTCATACGGTCTCCGTTGCAGCGGCAGCTGATTCAGTCGTGCTTAAAGCCATTAATATGGCAGTAGAGCGGAAAATGGCTTATTTTCGACTGTACGATGATAAAGAAGAGATAGTAGCGATGATGCGACAAGAATTTCCACAATTGCTCGATCATCCTCATGTCCAACTTTTTCATGTTGATAGTTCTGAATTAGCTGCTGAAGCAGCTGTGAAATCTGTATTCAATAATGATTCTGATATTTTAATGAAAGGTCAAATTGCTACGGCCATACTACTGAAAGCCGTTTTGCATCCAATGTTTGGTTTGCGAACGGGAACAGTTATGTCACAAGTTGCTGCTTTTGAAGTTACTGGATTTGACCGTCTCATTTTTGTAACGGATGCGGGTATGAATATCAAACCCGATTTATCTCAAAAAGTACAGATTATCGAAAATGCTGTCCAAATTGCACGTTCAGTCGGTGTGGAGATGCCGATTGTTGCACCTTTAGCAGGTGTAGAAGTTATCAATCCTAACATGCAAGCAACTCTTGACGCAGCAGCACTCACCGCTATGAATCAGCGTGGTCAAATCAAAGACTGTATTGTGGATGGGCCATTTGCTCTCGACAATGCTATCTCCATTGATGCAGCCAAAAACAAACGCATAGCAGGAGTGAATGCCGGGAAAGCCGACATCCTGCTTGTTCCAACTATTGAATCTGGTAATATTTTGTATAAATCACTGGTCTTTTTCGCAAATGCGAAAGTTGGCAGTATCGTGACGGGTGCAAAAGCGCCAATTGTTTTGTCATCACGTGCTGACAGTGCTGAAAGTAAATTGTATTCACTGGCTTTAGCCATTTGTTCATCACTAACTTAA
- a CDS encoding sigma-54 interaction domain-containing protein — protein sequence MQNVLIVGGGIGGSAILKTLSETSYLQVFGVVDINLDAQAIVTAKSLGIKIADHYRKFDKKEIDIVFNVTGSNELYQELKDYFLTSTVIVPGSLANVLVRLLEEKEHFINRLSKESHREKIIFNSIEEGMIGIDKTSHITFMNKSAARMLEVRVNNTIGKHIHEFISLSELPRTYETGRIELNRELELGNGSRIVTSRFPMIGDNGEIIGAFAVFKDITEVVALAEEITDLKEIQTMLEAIIQSSDDAISVVDEKGNGLLVNPAYTRITGLQMKDVIGQPASADISEGESMHLKALQTRKPVRGVNLKVGPSNREVIVNVAPIIVDNKLKGSVGVIHDTTEIRSLMKELDRARSIIRTLESKYTFDDIIGLSSEMQLSLQQAKLAAQTLVTVLLRGESGTGKELFAHAIHSASERKYNKFVRINCAALSEELLESELFGYEEGAIPGIKTGEKRGLFEEANNGSIFLDEIGELSSTLQSKLLRVLQEHETLRIGGSKSIPVNVRVIASTNANMEKALLEGKFREDLYYRLNRMPILIPPLRNRKQDIPRISERLLVKLNQEYGRSVESISDKALQYLRVYDWPGNVRELENVLSRSMIFMQMNERQLTEEHIPLNMLRVPEAKNEVLIQSSMPLQEQLDTVERGILHHALKEAGGNKSKAAKQLEISLRTLYYKLEKYGLM from the coding sequence ATGCAAAATGTGTTGATTGTAGGTGGCGGAATTGGAGGTTCAGCAATTTTGAAAACGCTGTCCGAAACCAGTTATTTACAGGTTTTTGGTGTGGTGGATATTAATCTTGACGCTCAAGCTATTGTTACTGCAAAATCACTGGGGATTAAGATTGCCGATCATTACCGCAAGTTTGATAAAAAAGAAATTGATATTGTTTTCAATGTAACTGGAAGCAATGAGCTTTATCAAGAACTAAAAGATTATTTCTTGACAAGTACCGTTATTGTTCCTGGTAGTCTTGCAAATGTATTGGTTCGCTTACTTGAAGAAAAAGAGCATTTTATCAATCGACTTAGTAAAGAAAGTCATCGAGAGAAAATTATTTTTAACTCGATTGAAGAAGGAATGATCGGCATTGACAAAACAAGCCATATTACCTTCATGAATAAAAGTGCAGCTCGGATGCTAGAAGTCAGAGTTAACAATACCATCGGCAAACATATTCACGAATTTATTTCATTAAGCGAATTACCAAGAACCTATGAAACCGGACGCATTGAGTTAAACCGGGAATTAGAGCTCGGAAATGGATCGCGAATTGTCACATCGCGTTTTCCGATGATTGGTGACAACGGAGAAATAATTGGAGCCTTTGCAGTGTTCAAAGACATAACGGAAGTCGTAGCACTTGCAGAAGAAATTACAGATTTAAAAGAAATTCAAACAATGTTAGAAGCTATTATTCAATCGAGCGATGACGCCATTTCTGTTGTTGATGAAAAAGGAAACGGCTTATTGGTCAATCCAGCCTACACGCGCATTACAGGCTTGCAAATGAAAGATGTTATCGGTCAGCCTGCATCTGCTGATATTTCAGAAGGCGAGAGTATGCACTTAAAAGCGCTACAAACGCGAAAACCGGTGCGAGGAGTTAATTTAAAAGTTGGACCTTCAAATCGCGAAGTTATTGTAAATGTAGCGCCAATTATTGTAGACAATAAATTAAAAGGCAGTGTTGGTGTTATTCACGACACAACTGAAATCCGATCGCTAATGAAAGAGCTAGATCGTGCCCGCAGTATCATTCGAACATTGGAATCCAAGTATACCTTTGATGATATTATCGGCTTATCTTCCGAAATGCAATTATCACTTCAGCAAGCCAAACTTGCTGCACAAACTTTAGTGACTGTTTTGTTGCGTGGTGAGTCGGGGACAGGTAAAGAGTTGTTTGCTCACGCCATACATAGTGCTAGCGAGCGTAAATACAATAAGTTTGTTCGCATCAACTGTGCTGCACTTTCTGAGGAATTACTAGAAAGCGAACTTTTTGGCTACGAAGAAGGCGCCATTCCAGGAATAAAAACAGGTGAAAAAAGAGGCTTGTTTGAAGAAGCAAATAACGGCAGTATTTTCTTAGACGAGATTGGAGAACTATCCTCTACATTGCAAAGCAAACTATTGCGTGTACTTCAAGAACATGAAACGTTGCGAATCGGCGGTAGTAAATCCATTCCAGTCAATGTACGTGTGATTGCTTCAACAAATGCCAATATGGAAAAAGCATTGCTAGAAGGCAAGTTTCGCGAAGATCTTTATTATCGCTTGAATCGAATGCCGATTCTAATTCCGCCTTTGCGCAATCGCAAGCAAGATATTCCGCGAATTTCTGAACGCTTGTTAGTAAAGTTAAATCAAGAATATGGCCGTAGCGTCGAATCAATTTCTGACAAAGCTTTGCAGTATTTACGTGTGTATGACTGGCCGGGAAATGTTAGAGAACTTGAAAATGTCTTGAGTCGTTCGATGATTTTTATGCAAATGAATGAGCGGCAATTAACAGAAGAGCATATCCCACTAAATATGCTTCGTGTACCCGAAGCAAAAAATGAAGTGCTTATCCAATCTTCGATGCCTTTGCAAGAACAGTTGGATACGGTTGAGCGAGGAATTTTGCATCATGCATTAAAAGAAGCAGGTGGCAACAAATCAAAAGCTGCTAAGCAATTAGAAATCTCTCTGCGCACCTTATATTATAAGCTCGAAAAATATGGATTGATGTAG
- a CDS encoding DUF2627 domain-containing protein yields MGRLVAFIILLIPGIMAAYGIKLMRDTLFNKLLEPYPALWLQFTLGTVFVVIGIGFFAGFLLNRDRKKGRVAKKFQK; encoded by the coding sequence ATGGGTCGTCTTGTAGCTTTTATTATTTTATTGATTCCTGGAATCATGGCGGCATACGGTATTAAATTGATGCGTGATACGTTATTTAACAAATTACTTGAGCCTTATCCGGCTCTTTGGCTTCAGTTTACACTCGGTACTGTTTTTGTCGTAATCGGAATCGGTTTTTTTGCGGGTTTTTTACTTAACCGAGATCGTAAAAAAGGAAGAGTTGCAAAAAAATTTCAGAAATAA
- a CDS encoding glycerophosphodiester phosphodiesterase: MSEVKVYAHRGASGYALENTWNAFIKACELGVGIELDAQITKDGVVIVYHDDNLRRLTGVNAEIETLAYEDIKQLRIGKKWVRKLQQHEIPLAYEVFQWAKKKNIPLNVELKESFAKNLKGPQILAAMLEGMSDVHLSSFNGQLLKKMKQLMPDTEMAWIIKKKNQVTALHDMEWIDSIHLHKRFIGKPLYREILKQNKKVRLYGMIGTESLMDRLHPQLVGIITNYPDQVKRKMMSTLTR; encoded by the coding sequence TTGTCTGAAGTTAAAGTGTATGCACACCGAGGCGCTTCAGGATATGCACTTGAAAACACATGGAATGCGTTTATTAAAGCATGCGAATTGGGTGTTGGCATCGAACTCGATGCACAAATTACAAAAGACGGCGTTGTGATCGTCTACCATGACGACAATTTGCGGCGTTTAACAGGAGTCAATGCAGAAATTGAAACGCTTGCTTACGAAGATATAAAACAACTGCGTATCGGAAAAAAATGGGTGCGAAAATTACAGCAACATGAAATACCGCTTGCTTATGAAGTATTTCAATGGGCCAAGAAAAAGAACATTCCGCTCAATGTTGAACTAAAAGAATCATTCGCAAAAAATCTTAAAGGTCCTCAAATACTTGCTGCAATGCTAGAAGGAATGAGCGATGTTCATTTATCTTCGTTTAATGGGCAATTACTGAAAAAAATGAAGCAATTAATGCCTGATACTGAAATGGCTTGGATTATTAAGAAGAAAAATCAAGTAACGGCTTTACATGATATGGAGTGGATTGATAGTATCCATCTTCATAAGCGATTTATCGGAAAACCTTTGTATAGAGAAATATTAAAGCAAAATAAGAAAGTTCGGTTGTACGGTATGATAGGAACAGAGTCACTAATGGACCGCCTTCATCCGCAATTGGTTGGAATTATCACCAATTATCCAGATCAAGTTAAAAGAAAAATGATGTCTACCTTAACAAGGTAA
- the spo0A gene encoding sporulation transcription factor Spo0A: METIKIAIADDNRELVRLVKDYLNAQPNMKVVDVAYNGKTCINMLENQPIDILLLDIIMPHLDGIAVLDAIKDSEEFQNIDVIMLSAFGQESIMSQAAENGASYFILKPFESDRLVLQINHIMNARSNKQEHSLTKLTKEDRITNMIKGIGIPPHLKGYQYLKEAILLVLEQSEILNKVTKQLYPSIAKKFDTTSSRVERSIRHAIEQAWTRHETVNHISTIFGYSVAHLESKPTNSEFIAMVVDSLKLDIRNDSQW, from the coding sequence ATGGAAACTATTAAAATTGCAATTGCAGACGATAATCGCGAGTTGGTTCGGCTGGTAAAAGATTATTTAAATGCACAACCAAATATGAAAGTAGTCGATGTTGCCTATAATGGCAAAACGTGTATTAATATGCTAGAAAATCAGCCAATCGATATTCTACTACTGGATATTATTATGCCTCATCTAGATGGCATTGCTGTTTTAGATGCCATTAAAGACAGTGAAGAGTTTCAGAATATTGACGTAATTATGCTCTCAGCTTTTGGACAAGAATCGATTATGAGTCAAGCTGCTGAAAACGGTGCTTCTTATTTTATTTTAAAACCTTTTGAGTCGGATCGTTTAGTTCTGCAAATCAACCACATTATGAACGCACGATCGAATAAACAAGAACACTCATTAACTAAATTAACAAAAGAAGATCGCATTACAAATATGATTAAAGGTATTGGAATACCTCCTCATTTAAAAGGCTATCAATATTTAAAAGAAGCTATTTTATTAGTACTCGAACAATCTGAAATTTTAAATAAAGTGACAAAACAGCTTTATCCAAGCATTGCAAAAAAGTTTGACACGACGTCTTCGAGAGTAGAGAGGTCAATTCGTCATGCCATCGAACAAGCGTGGACCCGTCACGAAACAGTCAATCACATATCTACTATTTTTGGTTATAGTGTTGCCCATCTCGAATCAAAACCAACCAATTCCGAATTTATTGCTATGGTAGTAGATAGTTTAAAACTCGATATTCGAAATGATTCACAATGGTAA
- the recN gene encoding DNA repair protein RecN → MLRELDIRNFAIIEALTVSFSEGLTVLTGETGAGKSIIIDAVHLLAGGRGSQEFIRHGAKKAEIEGLFSLDDEQHPVFRKLDEFGVTKSDGDILLRRELNDKGKNVCRINGKLVTISILREVGASLIDIHGQHETQELMDEKQHLYLLDQYAGKSLAKSKESYSHTFDKYTKLKREFSSYTENEQQIAQRIDLLTFQLQEIEAAELVIGEEEELVQERKKLQNFNKIYESISTAHEAIQGETKGLDWIGSAMSELEHAASVDESFSSSSETLSSAFYLIQDTGSEIKRILDDMEFDPARLNDIEQRLAVIQSLKRKYGSSVEDILLYHEKQADDLDKLVNRDQRYQLDQEKLKELTEDLRIEAEELTILRKKAAKNLGKAIMEQLKELHMAKASFEVNFLILPNGRFDRYGHDSITFYISTNLGEPLKPLTKVASGGELSRMMLALKTIFSKHQGITSIIFDEVDTGVSGRVAQAIAEKIAAISIDSQVLCISHLPQVAAMADQHLFIEKKVDKQRTTTAVTELDGSERTEEMSRMLSGAEITELTLQHAEELLSLAADRKLLMK, encoded by the coding sequence ATGCTTCGGGAATTAGATATACGTAATTTCGCCATTATTGAAGCGTTAACCGTCAGTTTTTCAGAAGGGTTAACGGTCTTAACTGGAGAAACTGGTGCTGGTAAGTCCATTATTATCGATGCGGTTCATCTTTTGGCAGGCGGACGAGGAAGCCAAGAATTTATTCGACATGGTGCTAAAAAAGCGGAAATCGAAGGATTATTTTCGTTAGATGACGAGCAGCATCCGGTATTTCGTAAATTAGATGAATTTGGCGTTACTAAAAGTGATGGCGATATCTTGTTGCGTAGAGAGCTAAACGACAAAGGTAAAAATGTATGTCGCATCAATGGTAAATTAGTGACCATTTCTATTTTGCGTGAAGTCGGCGCTTCATTAATTGATATTCATGGTCAACATGAAACTCAAGAATTGATGGATGAAAAACAACACCTTTATTTACTTGACCAATATGCAGGAAAAAGTTTGGCTAAATCAAAAGAAAGTTATAGTCATACATTCGATAAATACACAAAATTAAAACGTGAGTTTTCTTCATATACAGAAAATGAACAACAAATTGCCCAGCGCATTGATTTATTAACGTTTCAGTTGCAAGAAATTGAAGCAGCAGAACTCGTTATTGGAGAAGAAGAAGAACTTGTGCAAGAGCGAAAAAAGCTACAAAACTTTAATAAGATTTATGAATCAATTTCAACGGCGCATGAAGCAATTCAAGGAGAAACAAAGGGCTTGGACTGGATAGGTTCCGCAATGTCTGAACTTGAACACGCCGCATCTGTTGATGAAAGCTTTAGTAGTTCTTCTGAAACGTTGTCGAGTGCATTTTATTTAATTCAAGATACAGGATCTGAAATCAAACGAATTTTAGATGATATGGAATTTGATCCAGCTAGACTAAATGATATCGAACAACGGTTGGCTGTTATTCAGTCTTTGAAAAGAAAATATGGCTCTTCGGTGGAAGATATTTTGCTTTACCATGAAAAACAAGCAGATGATCTCGATAAATTGGTCAATCGGGATCAACGTTATCAATTAGATCAAGAAAAATTAAAAGAACTGACTGAAGATTTACGAATAGAGGCAGAAGAACTAACCATTCTTCGTAAAAAAGCGGCGAAAAATTTAGGCAAAGCCATTATGGAGCAGTTGAAAGAATTGCACATGGCAAAAGCATCTTTCGAAGTAAACTTTTTGATCTTGCCAAATGGACGGTTTGATCGATATGGCCATGATTCGATTACGTTTTATATTTCGACAAATCTGGGCGAACCATTAAAACCTTTAACAAAAGTAGCCTCGGGTGGAGAATTATCTCGTATGATGTTGGCACTAAAAACTATTTTTTCTAAACATCAAGGCATTACCTCTATTATTTTTGACGAAGTGGATACAGGTGTTAGTGGACGGGTAGCTCAAGCGATTGCTGAAAAAATTGCAGCGATTTCAATAGATTCACAAGTCTTATGCATTTCACATTTGCCTCAAGTGGCGGCAATGGCAGATCAGCATTTATTCATTGAGAAAAAAGTAGACAAGCAGCGTACGACAACTGCAGTAACGGAACTCGATGGATCTGAGCGTACAGAAGAAATGAGTCGAATGCTATCAGGAGCCGAAATAACAGAGTTAACATTACAACATGCAGAAGAACTATTATCGCTCGCAGCAGATCGAAAATTATTGATGAAATAA
- the ahrC gene encoding transcriptional regulator AhrC/ArgR yields the protein MNKGQRHIKIRDLISNREIETQDELVELLKSAGYEVTQATVSRDIKELHLVKVPLQDGRYKYSLPADQRFNPMQKLHRALTDAFVSIDGASHFLVMKTLPGNAHAIGSLIDHLDWEEILGTICGDDTCLIICRDTEQREILKQRLIEML from the coding sequence ATGAATAAAGGACAGCGTCACATTAAAATACGCGATCTAATCTCAAATCGCGAAATCGAAACACAAGACGAGCTGGTCGAATTATTAAAATCAGCCGGTTATGAAGTAACACAAGCAACTGTTTCACGTGATATTAAAGAACTGCATTTAGTTAAAGTACCACTACAGGACGGTCGCTATAAGTATAGTTTACCAGCTGACCAGCGCTTTAATCCTATGCAAAAGCTGCATCGTGCGCTAACAGATGCATTTGTAAGTATTGATGGTGCCAGTCATTTTTTAGTGATGAAAACCTTGCCAGGCAATGCTCATGCGATTGGCTCTTTAATAGATCACTTGGATTGGGAAGAAATTCTTGGAACAATTTGTGGAGACGACACGTGTTTAATTATTTGTAGAGATACAGAACAACGTGAAATTTTAAAACAGCGTTTAATTGAAATGCTTTAA
- a CDS encoding TlyA family RNA methyltransferase — translation MNKPKKERVDVLLVEQGICETREKAKRAIMAGIIYSGSERMDKPGEKIMTDALLQMKGNDLKYVSRGGLKLEKALEQFDLSVTGKLMLDIGSSTGGFTDCALQNGAKHCYALDVGYNQLAWKIRQDERVTVMERVNFRHSKPEDFIEGLPEFATIDVSFISLRIILPVLKKILVPNGDVIALVKPQFEAGRENVGKKGIIREPKIHRDVLSKVGQFAVDSGFHIKNMSFSPITGGEGNIEFLFHLQSADESSEIVAISETLINETVKTAHELL, via the coding sequence ATGAACAAACCTAAAAAAGAACGTGTAGATGTCTTGTTAGTTGAACAAGGCATTTGCGAAACACGTGAAAAAGCAAAAAGAGCCATAATGGCAGGAATAATTTATTCAGGATCTGAACGGATGGATAAACCTGGTGAGAAGATTATGACCGATGCTCTGCTACAAATGAAAGGCAATGATTTGAAATATGTTAGTCGAGGCGGATTAAAGTTAGAAAAAGCTTTAGAACAGTTTGATTTATCTGTGACAGGTAAATTGATGCTTGATATAGGCTCATCGACAGGTGGTTTTACAGATTGTGCTCTTCAAAATGGAGCAAAACATTGTTATGCACTCGATGTCGGCTATAATCAATTGGCATGGAAAATTAGGCAAGATGAGCGTGTAACAGTGATGGAACGCGTCAACTTCAGGCATTCAAAGCCAGAAGACTTTATAGAAGGTTTACCAGAATTTGCGACAATTGATGTGTCATTTATTTCGTTGCGCATTATCTTGCCAGTGTTAAAAAAAATTCTTGTGCCGAATGGCGATGTAATTGCATTAGTAAAACCACAGTTTGAAGCAGGCAGAGAAAATGTTGGAAAAAAAGGCATTATTCGTGAGCCGAAAATTCACCGCGATGTATTGAGTAAAGTAGGTCAATTCGCTGTAGATTCAGGTTTTCATATAAAAAATATGTCATTTTCACCTATTACAGGTGGAGAAGGCAACATTGAATTTTTATTTCATTTACAGTCGGCTGATGAAAGTTCTGAAATCGTCGCTATTTCAGAAACACTTATCAACGAAACGGTTAAAACAGCTCACGAGTTATTGTAA